The Lycium barbarum isolate Lr01 chromosome 12, ASM1917538v2, whole genome shotgun sequence genome includes a region encoding these proteins:
- the LOC132621458 gene encoding GDSL esterase/lipase At1g29670-like, with protein MASDIIKWFAMMITLLVFMKLKPFLVKGEQQVPCLFILGDSTLDNGNNNNLLTAAKANYPPYGIDFPDGPTGRFTNGRNRADFIAELLGFDKYIEPFATVKGVDMFRGVNYASGAAGILDESGIHLGDRISLNRQLRNHRVTISHMSTLLGNKTLNMEYLRKCIYIVDMGNNDYINNYLLPQFYPSSRMYTSEQFARMLIKQYTKQLKTLYHYGARKIVVFGLGGIGCVPALLDLYGTEDSACVDSINSAVQKFSDKLKPMIDDLNSNLPNANFIYINSTSIAVRDPSSIGITDLREPCCEISTTIADGQCKYDGGACTDRAAHYFWDGFHPSEAPTKVNAERAYTALLSTDAYPFDISQLAQL; from the exons atGGCAAGTGACATCATCAAATGGTTTGCGATGATGATTACTTTGCTAGTTTTTATGAAGTTAAAACCATTCTTAGTAAAGGGTGAACAACAGGTGCCTTGTTTGTTCATTTTGGGAGACTCTACATTAGATAATGGCAATAACAATAATCTCCTCACTGCTGCAAAGGCCAATTACCCGCCTTATGGAATTGATTTTCCTGATGGCCCTACTGGTAGATTCACCAATGGACGGAATAGAGCAGACTTCATTG CTGAGCTATTGGGTTTCGATAAGTATATTGAGCCATTTGCTACTGTGAAGGGTGTTGATATGTTTAGAGGCGTGAATTATGCATCTGGTGCAGCTGGAATTCTTGATGAATCAGGAATTCATCTG GGAGATAGAATAAGCTTGAATAGACAATTGCGAAATCACAGAGTGACAATTTCCCACATGTCTACTCTGCTTGGAAATAAGACCTTAAATATGGAGTATCTAAGAAAATGTATATACATTGTTGACATGGGAAACAATGATTACATCAACAACTACTTGCTGCCCCAGTTCTACCCATCAAGCCGTATGTACACATCAGAACAGTTTGCCAGAATGCTAATTAAGCAATACACAAAACAATTAAAG ACATTGTACCATTACGGAGCAAGAAAAATTGTTGTCTTTGGGCTAGGAGGCATAGGCTGTGTTCCAGCACTGTTGGATTTGTATGGGACAGAGGACTCAGCATGTGTCGACTCTATAAATAGTGCAGTTCAGAAATTCTCGGACAAGCTTAAACCAATGATCGATGATCTCAACAGTAATTTGCCCAACGCAAATTTCATCTACATTAATTCAACAAGCATTGCAGTAAGAGATCCTTCATCCATCG GTATAACAGATTTACGTGAGCCATGCTGCGAAATTTCGACCACCATAGCTGATGGGCAGTGCAAATATGACGGAGGTGCATGCACTGACAGAGCAGCACATTATTTTTGGGATGGTTTTCACCCCTCGGAAGCTCCAACTAAGGTCAATGCCGAAAGAGCTTACACTGCTCTTCTATCCACTGATGCCTATCCTTTCGACATAAGTCAGTTGGCTCAGCTCTAA
- the LOC132622477 gene encoding floral homeotic protein AGAMOUS isoform X1 yields MDFQSDLTGEISPQRKLGRGKIEIKRIENTTNRQVTFCKRRNGLLKKAYELSVLCDAEVALIVFSSRGKLYEYANNSVKETIERYKKACSDSSNTGSISEANAQYYQQEASKLRAQIGNLQNQNRNFMGESLAALNLRDLKNLEQKIEKGISKVRSKKNELLFAEIEYMQKRQEVDLHNNNQYLRAKIAETERAQHQHQQQQMNLMPGSSSYELLPPPQQFDTRNYLQVNGLQSNNHYPRQDQPSLQLV; encoded by the exons ATGGACTTCCAAAGTGATCTAACAGGAGAGATCTCACCACAAAGGAAACTAGGAAGGGGAAAGATTGAGATCAAACGGATCGAAAACACGACGAATCGACAAGTCACTTTCTGCAAGAGGCGCAATGGTTTGTTGAAAAAGGCCTATGAATTGTCTGTGCTCTGTGATGCTGAGGTTGCTTTGATTGTCTTCTCAAGCCGAGGCAAGCTCTATGAGTATGCTAACAACAG TGTGAAAGAAACAATTGAGAGGTACAAGAAAGCATGTTCAGATTCCTCAAACACTGGTTCAATATCCGAGGCCAATGCTCAG TATTACCAGCAAGAAGCCTCCAAACTGCGCGCACAAATTGGAAACCTGCAGAATCAGAACAG GAACTTTATGGGTGAATCTCTGGCTGCACTGAATCTCAGAGATCTGAAGAATCTGGAACAAAAAATTGAAAAAGGGATTAGCAAAGTCCGATCCAAAAAG AATGAGCTGTTGTTTGCTGAAATTGAGTACATGCAGAAGAGG CAGGAAGTTGACTTACACAACAACAATCAGTACCTGAGAGCAAAG ATTGCTGAAACTGAGAGAGCTCAGCATCAGCATCAGCAGCAGCAGATGAACTTGATGCCAGGGAGTTCAAGCTATGAGCTTCTGCCTCCACCTCAGCAGTTCGATACCCGAAACTATCTACAAGTTAATGGCTTGCAATCCAACAACCATTACCCTAGACAAGATCAACCATCTcttcaactagt CTAA
- the LOC132622477 gene encoding floral homeotic protein AGAMOUS isoform X3, which translates to MDFQSDLTGEISPQRKLGRGKIEIKRIENTTNRQVTFCKRRNGLLKKAYELSVLCDAEVALIVFSSRGKLYEYANNSVKETIERYKKACSDSSNTGSISEANAQYYQQEASKLRAQIGNLQNQNRNFMGESLAALNLRDLKNLEQKIEKGISKVRSKKNELLFAEIEYMQKREVDLHNNNQYLRAKIAETERAQHQHQQQQMNLMPGSSSYELLPPPQQFDTRNYLQVNGLQSNNHYPRQDQPSLQLV; encoded by the exons ATGGACTTCCAAAGTGATCTAACAGGAGAGATCTCACCACAAAGGAAACTAGGAAGGGGAAAGATTGAGATCAAACGGATCGAAAACACGACGAATCGACAAGTCACTTTCTGCAAGAGGCGCAATGGTTTGTTGAAAAAGGCCTATGAATTGTCTGTGCTCTGTGATGCTGAGGTTGCTTTGATTGTCTTCTCAAGCCGAGGCAAGCTCTATGAGTATGCTAACAACAG TGTGAAAGAAACAATTGAGAGGTACAAGAAAGCATGTTCAGATTCCTCAAACACTGGTTCAATATCCGAGGCCAATGCTCAG TATTACCAGCAAGAAGCCTCCAAACTGCGCGCACAAATTGGAAACCTGCAGAATCAGAACAG GAACTTTATGGGTGAATCTCTGGCTGCACTGAATCTCAGAGATCTGAAGAATCTGGAACAAAAAATTGAAAAAGGGATTAGCAAAGTCCGATCCAAAAAG AATGAGCTGTTGTTTGCTGAAATTGAGTACATGCAGAAGAGG GAAGTTGACTTACACAACAACAATCAGTACCTGAGAGCAAAG ATTGCTGAAACTGAGAGAGCTCAGCATCAGCATCAGCAGCAGCAGATGAACTTGATGCCAGGGAGTTCAAGCTATGAGCTTCTGCCTCCACCTCAGCAGTTCGATACCCGAAACTATCTACAAGTTAATGGCTTGCAATCCAACAACCATTACCCTAGACAAGATCAACCATCTcttcaactagt CTAA
- the LOC132622477 gene encoding floral homeotic protein AGAMOUS isoform X4, whose protein sequence is MDFQSDLTGEISPQRKLGRGKIEIKRIENTTNRQVTFCKRRNGLLKKAYELSVLCDAEVALIVFSSRGKLYEYANNSVKETIERYKKACSDSSNTGSISEANAQYYQQEASKLRAQIGNLQNQNRNFMGESLAALNLRDLKNLEQKIEKGISKVRSKKNELLFAEIEYMQKREVDLHNNNQYLRAKIAETERAQHQHQQQQMNLMPGSSSYELLPPPQQFDTRNYLQVNGLQSNNHYPRQDQPSLQLV, encoded by the exons ATGGACTTCCAAAGTGATCTAACAGGAGAGATCTCACCACAAAGGAAACTAGGAAGGGGAAAGATTGAGATCAAACGGATCGAAAACACGACGAATCGACAAGTCACTTTCTGCAAGAGGCGCAATGGTTTGTTGAAAAAGGCCTATGAATTGTCTGTGCTCTGTGATGCTGAGGTTGCTTTGATTGTCTTCTCAAGCCGAGGCAAGCTCTATGAGTATGCTAACAACAG TGTGAAAGAAACAATTGAGAGGTACAAGAAAGCATGTTCAGATTCCTCAAACACTGGTTCAATATCCGAGGCCAATGCTCAG TATTACCAGCAAGAAGCCTCCAAACTGCGCGCACAAATTGGAAACCTGCAGAATCAGAACAG GAACTTTATGGGTGAATCTCTGGCTGCACTGAATCTCAGAGATCTGAAGAATCTGGAACAAAAAATTGAAAAAGGGATTAGCAAAGTCCGATCCAAAAAG AATGAGCTGTTGTTTGCTGAAATTGAGTACATGCAGAAGAGG GAAGTTGACTTACACAACAACAATCAGTACCTGAGAGCAAAG ATTGCTGAAACTGAGAGAGCTCAGCATCAGCATCAGCAGCAGCAGATGAACTTGATGCCAGGGAGTTCAAGCTATGAGCTTCTGCCTCCACCTCAGCAGTTCGATACCCGAAACTATCTACAAGTTAATGGCTTGCAATCCAACAACCATTACCCTAGACAAGATCAACCATCTcttcaactagtgtga
- the LOC132622477 gene encoding floral homeotic protein AGAMOUS isoform X2 has protein sequence MDFQSDLTGEISPQRKLGRGKIEIKRIENTTNRQVTFCKRRNGLLKKAYELSVLCDAEVALIVFSSRGKLYEYANNSVKETIERYKKACSDSSNTGSISEANAQYYQQEASKLRAQIGNLQNQNRNFMGESLAALNLRDLKNLEQKIEKGISKVRSKKNELLFAEIEYMQKRQEVDLHNNNQYLRAKIAETERAQHQHQQQQMNLMPGSSSYELLPPPQQFDTRNYLQVNGLQSNNHYPRQDQPSLQLV, from the exons ATGGACTTCCAAAGTGATCTAACAGGAGAGATCTCACCACAAAGGAAACTAGGAAGGGGAAAGATTGAGATCAAACGGATCGAAAACACGACGAATCGACAAGTCACTTTCTGCAAGAGGCGCAATGGTTTGTTGAAAAAGGCCTATGAATTGTCTGTGCTCTGTGATGCTGAGGTTGCTTTGATTGTCTTCTCAAGCCGAGGCAAGCTCTATGAGTATGCTAACAACAG TGTGAAAGAAACAATTGAGAGGTACAAGAAAGCATGTTCAGATTCCTCAAACACTGGTTCAATATCCGAGGCCAATGCTCAG TATTACCAGCAAGAAGCCTCCAAACTGCGCGCACAAATTGGAAACCTGCAGAATCAGAACAG GAACTTTATGGGTGAATCTCTGGCTGCACTGAATCTCAGAGATCTGAAGAATCTGGAACAAAAAATTGAAAAAGGGATTAGCAAAGTCCGATCCAAAAAG AATGAGCTGTTGTTTGCTGAAATTGAGTACATGCAGAAGAGG CAGGAAGTTGACTTACACAACAACAATCAGTACCTGAGAGCAAAG ATTGCTGAAACTGAGAGAGCTCAGCATCAGCATCAGCAGCAGCAGATGAACTTGATGCCAGGGAGTTCAAGCTATGAGCTTCTGCCTCCACCTCAGCAGTTCGATACCCGAAACTATCTACAAGTTAATGGCTTGCAATCCAACAACCATTACCCTAGACAAGATCAACCATCTcttcaactagtgtga